Proteins from a single region of Choristoneura fumiferana chromosome 27, NRCan_CFum_1, whole genome shotgun sequence:
- the LOC141443607 gene encoding histone H2A-like produces the protein MITMDGRGQIVRKKNKTRSSRAGVIFPVGRIHRILKNGNYARKVGVGAAVYLAGVAEYLAAEMLELAANAAHENERSRVAPRHILLAVKNDEELKRLLSGVVICEGGVLPSIRQELLPKKTIKTKEGEA, from the coding sequence ATGATCACAATGGACGGCCGCGGCCAGATagtaagaaagaaaaacaagacGCGCTCTTCCCGCGCCGGCGTTATCTTCCCAGTTGGGAGAATCCATCGGATCCTGAAGAATGGAAACTACGCTCGGAAAGTCGGTGTCGGTGCAGCAGTGTACCTAGCAGGCGTTGCCGAATATTTAGCCGCTGAAATGCTAGAGCTAGCGGCGAATGCGGCTCATGAGAACGAAAGGAGCAGAGTGGCACCGAGGCATATCCTTCTAGCTGTCAAAAACGACGAAGAATTGAAGAGGCTGCTAAGTGGTGTGGTTATTTGTGAGGGTGGGGTGTTACCTTCTATACGTCAGGAATTGTTGCCGAAGAAGACTATCAAAACTAAGGAAGGTGAAGCTTGA
- the LOC141443248 gene encoding histone H3-like: protein MARTKQTARKSTGGKAPRKQLATKAARKSAPATGGVKKPHRYRPGTVALREIRRYQKSTELLIRKLPFQRLVREIAQEFKADLRFQSSAVSALQEASEAYLVALFEDTNLCAIHARRVTIMPKDMQLARRSAGEVLVFKLVLSIGNNYA, encoded by the coding sequence ATGGCTCGCACGAAACAAACCGCAAGAAAATCGACGGGCGGCAAAGCGCCTAGAAAACAATTGGCCACAAAAGCGGCAAGAAAAAGTGCGCCAGCAACTGGTGGTGTGAAGAAACCTCACCGGTACCGCCCCGGCACCGTCGCCCTGCGAGAAATAAGACGGTATCAGAAGAGTACAGAATTACTAATCCGTAAGCTACCCTTCCAACGATTGGTGCGTGAGATCGCCCAGGAATTCAAAGCTGACTTACGCTTCCAAAGTTCTGCGGTTTCCGCCTTGCAGGAGGCAAGTGAAGCGTATCTAGTGGCCCTCTTCGAGGATACGAACTTGTGTGCTATCCACGCCAGGAGGGTCACCATCATGCCTAAAGACATGCAGTTGGCGAGGCGGAGTGCGGGCGAGGtcttagtttttaagttagttttaagtATTGGAAATAATTATGCTTAG